The genomic window GCTTTTGGTTGCGCACCACTCATGCCTCCTAAACCTGCGGTCAAAAAGATATTTCCAAGAGGTGATTTTTTTATTTTTCTAAAAGCATTCAATACTGTAATTGTAGTGCCATGAACAATGCCTTGAGGACCAATGTACATATAACTACCAGCGGTCATTTGACCGTATTGAGACACGCCTAAGGCATTAAATTTCTCCCAGTCATCAGGTTTTGAATAGTTAGGAATCATCATACCGTTGGTGACCACCACTCTTGGTGCTTCTGAGTGAGACGGGAATAATCCCATGGGATGCCCAGAATACATAACCAATGTTTGGGTGTCGGTCATTTGTGACAAATACTGCATTGTCAGTCGGTATTGTGCCCAATTTGAAAACACGCTGCCATTGCCTCCGTAAGTAATCAATTCGTGCGGGTGTTGTGCGATGGCATCATCCAAATTATTTTGAATCATCAACATGATGGCGGCGGCTTGTTTGCTATTGGCGGGATAGTCGTCAATGGGACGCGCCACTATTTTATGGGTAGGGCGGAAGCGGTACATATAAATACGCCCATACGTCTCCAATTCGTTTTTGAATTCTTCAATAAGAATTGCATGGTGTTTTTTATCAAAATAACGCAACGCATTTTTCAAAGCCAGTTTAGTTTCTTCCGCACTTAAAATCGATTTTCGTTTCGGAGCATGGTTATAGCTGCTGTCATACGTCCTTTTTTGGGGCAACGTCGCTGGAATTCCTTCTAAAACCTCCTCTTTAAATGTAAGTTCTATCGCGTTCATTTTGTTAGATTTTGTGTGTTCGTTTGGGTGTTATATCCATAGGGGCAATGCTTGCATCCACTCTCACAGCAATAGCCGCGTTTGAGGTGGTATTGAGCTGTAAAACAACGATACCCTTCTGCTGTGAGGTAGTAATCGTCTGTTTCTATAGGGATGTATTTTTTCATAGTTAACAAAGATAATCTAAATTTTAGACACACAATTTTTGACGGTTTTTTGCTTTATTAGTTCTATGCTGAACACTATCATTAAAGTATTTAGTATTTTTACATTTCAGTTTTTACAGCAATGCTCTCTATCAAAACGTTAGAAAATATCCGTTTAAATACTCAGGTTTCATTGAAGCCAGATTATTTGATTCACCCTACAGTGTCGGGAAATAAATATAGAAAGCTAAAGTATAATTTACAGAAAGCCCAATCCGAGAATTATAAAGGTATTCTCACCTTTGGTGGCGCATTTTCAAATCATATTGCGGCCACAGCGGCAGCAGGTCTGGCCTTAAAAATTCCTACGGTAGGGATTATTAGAGGGGATGAGTTAGCCTCAAAAATCGATTTGA from Formosa sp. Hel1_33_131 includes these protein-coding regions:
- a CDS encoding DUF5522 domain-containing protein, encoding MKKYIPIETDDYYLTAEGYRCFTAQYHLKRGYCCESGCKHCPYGYNTQTNTQNLTK